Genomic segment of Dromiciops gliroides isolate mDroGli1 chromosome 3, mDroGli1.pri, whole genome shotgun sequence:
gccagcaggttattaataaaagggtaGTCATCTGTCTCTGAGACCAAAGACTATCATGGCAGTGGACTTAGTATATATACCCTTCAaaacagtaggtggttcatcaaacagcaatcacATCTAATTTGTTAATGTGATTGGAAGTGGGCTACAGGAAAATGAAGGGCTGAGTATGTCTTGGATAGGAGAAGTATCTATACAGCAGCCCACCCAAAGTTTTAGGCTCTCAATTAAAAGAATGTACACCCTCTTCAATGGAGAGCTGAGAGTGGACAGAGAAATTATCTCTACTTAGACCACCTCCAGCCTTCCCCTATCtggacaaaaggatctgtctccacccaagattgAGTAGAAAACAATGGACTTTCCCACCCTAGACTAAGTTCCTTGGAAGGTTGGTAGGAGTCTGACCAAGATCTAGTAAAGTTAATGTGATCAAGGAAAAATTGCACCTAAGTCAGGACTATGACCAGGAAGAGTAAACATGTGGAAGcctatttctttccccagtgtggggaaagctagctagggtttacttataaattagaagcaagagtttaggcattaagcatttatcaaaggatattagaggttagcaaagagagaacacatggagttcagaataggaaagcctagctaagatgtgtggtagagaaagaagaaaaagctgtCACCACCTAGCAGACCCTGGCCACCAAGAGAGTTCCTGTGTTTCTTTGACCTGAAACTCCCTGTGGGTGAGGAAGAGAAGCAGTCCCCACaaactgctccaagctaattggatggtagcattcaagtccattgattgatcagatcaaggagaaagtattgcaagcagccaggaagaaacaattcaattattgtagaggcacagtcaggataacacatgatttagcagcttctacacatatagatacacaagcagagggcttgggatatgatattctggagggtaaaggaacagagattacaaccaagagtcaccTATTCAGTAAAACTGAGTCTattctttcagagggaaaatgggaattcaatgaaagagaggacttttaggcattcttgatgaaaagacctgagttgaataggaaatttgaccttcaaaatcAAGACTCtacaaaaccataaaaaaaagtaaacaggaaaaagaaatcatacaggatattaaaaagttaaactctttacattcctacatgggaagattatatttgtaactcatgtgatgtttaaaatctaacatgCCTCCTTACCAgcatgccaccccccccccccagttttttgggggaaactagctaagatttactgataaattcagcaagagtctaggcttttaagtatttttattaaagtgtattagtgaagagagagagggagggtgataacagatctcttatagaatggaaaatcctagcttagatctatttggtataacCAGAGAGAAAACCTTACCTttccctagcagcccacatgaagttatGCCACCATGCCAAAGACCTGGACAAAAAGATAGCAATCCAGGGACTCAGCCTCACCGtactacttcctgtctccctcccccaaaggggaggtccttcaagctcattggttgagggtggtctcctgtgaatgtcacagtccacagcctttgagaacaacaccctactcagggccagccaggcatggtctcaattttaccaatcttaagtaggttctcagtcagtctctcagtctcacccaattcaatcaattccaaatcaatcttcaggtgggggcccctgggcatctgacaaatcccattatttattcacactcataagaactttctaattattagggcagctggatgtaTACTCCagttagacagagggcataggtgtgagttgaatataaatggatgacatctttaaaaaaataaaattaaagggtgagagaggaatgcattgggagaaagggaaaggtggaatgcaataaagtatctcaaataaaagaagcaagaaaaaaggtTATAcagtagaaaggaagaagggggaggtacTGGGGAGTGTCAAccttactcatcagaattggcttaaagatgGAATAATATACATAGTTAATTGTGTATAGTAGTGTGTCCAACACTTcaggaaagtagatggggaagaaggagggggttGGTGATAGAAGGGACAGCAGCTTGTAGGAAGggagagtcagaagcaaaacacctttgagaatggaaagggtgaaaggagataagagaatagagtaaatgacatgaggagggattaggatggagggaaattcagttagcaataggaactgaaatgatgagcaggatgctctcagaaaaacctgggaagacttatatgagctgatgcaaagtgatatgtactgtatacaaattaacaacaatattgtaagctgtgaatgacttggctattctcagcaagtCAGTGATCTAAgtcaactctgaaggatttatgaaaaatgagatccatctccagagaaagaactgatggtatctgaagcatatttttttagtgtctttttctgaagattttttttttgcctgctctTTTTGACatcctgactaatgtggaactaCTTTGCATAAATACACATgtgtaacttattttgaattgcttgagttcttaagggaaggtggggaggaaaggagggaaggaggaagagcatttggaACACACAGTTgctgttttttaataataaagtattttattattctccagttacaaggaaaacaatttcaacatttgttttcataagattttcaactccaaatttttctctctttcctccccaagacagaaagcaatctgccatgttatatatgtacaaatatattaaacatatttctgcattagtcaaattgtaaaagaagaatcagaacccaaggtaaaaacctcaaaaaaaaaaacccaaacccaaaaccaataagtagaaagagtatggttcaatctgcattcagaatccacaaggctttttgttgttgttgttttgtttgtttgtttgttctggatgtggagaaaatttcctatcatgagttctttaaaattgttttggatcattgcactgctgagaagagctaaatctatcacagttggtcatctcacactgttgctcttactgtgtacaatgttctcctggttctgctcacttcactcagcatcagtccacttaagtcttttcaggtttttctgaaatctacttgctcatcatttctcagagcacaatagtattccattgcattcatataccacaacttgttcagccattccccaatggatgggcatttccttgatttccaattctttgccaccacaaagagagctgtgataaatgtttttgtacatgtgggtgcttctccctgagaatattattaccaggggcctCCTGATGAGAGtatgggttgacctttctaaggtttaGGGACCagaagttacctcacatcaacatgagaccaccctcaagcaatcaacttgaagcagtgtgaaaggcaattggttttgtcagttggtggttggaacatTGTCAAGGGGTTGGTAGAAGAACTAGGAAGGGGGGGCAGGGtgtgaactcttatctctcctctagggtagataggttttcctatttttcctattctatcagagacacttgttcaCTCTTCCCTAaccactaatatatatatatatatatatatatatatatatatttttttttggggggggggttaagtgacttgcccaatgtcacacagctagtaagtgtcaagtgtccgaggctgtatttgaactcaggtactcctgaatccagggccagtgctctatccactgtgctatctagttgcccctactaatatatttaaataaatgttttatacctaaactgttaaactgttgtcctaggtagctttccccacactggggacaggtgATCACACACATTTAGTTTGATCACTCAcatcccttttctatgatctctttgggatacagacctagtagtggtattactgggtcaaagggtatgcacagtcccatagccctttgggcatatgaaacaaaaagttttaaaatggactttaaaatagtttttacatgtaattggggagaaaataaaattctaaataaatggcaaaaaaatgaaaatgaattcccTTATTTTAAACAAGCTCTAAATGACAACTGAATACATTTTCTAATTCATAACAGTGATAAGATTTCTATAGAATATGAATATTGTCTGAAGGTTTTACCACATTTCTTATATTCCTAAGATTTCCccagtgtggattttctgatgGTTAGCAAGACTGGATCTcagtgtgaaagcctttccacactgattacattcatagggtttctctccagtgtggattctctgatgtccaGCAAGACTGGATCtctctgtgaaagtctttccacactgatcacattcataaggtttctctccagtgtggattctctgatgtgcagcaagatggGAGCCCCTTGTGAAaacctttccacactgattacattgataaggtttctctccattgtggattctctgatgtgcagcaagattggatctctgtgtgaaagcctttccacactgattacattcataaggtttttctccagtgtggattctctgatgtgcagtaAGATGAGAGCTcactgtgaaagcctttccacactgattacactcataaggtttctctccggTGTGGATTCTCTCATGCTTAGCAAGATGGGAGCTCACTGTGAAAGACTTTCCACACTgatgacattcataaggtttctctccagtgtggattctctgatgtgcagtaAGATGGGAGCTCACTGTGAatgcctttccacactgatgacattcataaggtttctctccagtgtggattctctgatgtgcagcaagactggagctctgtgtgaaagcctttccacactgatgacattcataaggcttctctccagtgtggattctctgatgtccaGCAAGACTGGATCtctctgtgaaagtctttccacactgatgacattcataaggcttctctccagtgtggattctcttatgtgcagcaagactggagctctgtgtgaaagcctttccacactgattacattcataaggtttctctccagtgtggattctctgatgtgcagcaagattggATCtctctgtgaaagtctttccacactgattacattcataaggtttctctccagtgtggattctctgatgaaCAACAAGATGGGATTCccctgtgaaagcctttccacactgattacatttataaaacttttttccaATGTGAATGTTCTGATGCCTaataagatctgagttccaacCAAAGGCCTTTCCACAGCAGTGAACTGCATATCTTCTCATTCCATCATAAAATCTAGCATGGCAAGGAAGATGTGATTGATGAGATGACGTTGCTTTCCATTCATTGTATTCAATAGGCTCCTTTCTAATGTGAATTTTCTGAAGAGTAATGAAGTTAGAGTTCTGACTGAAGGCCTTCCCACTTTTGTCACTTGTCTGATGTCTAATGAGATCAGAATTCAAATTAAAGTCCATTTCCAGATGATTACCTTTGTATATTTGCATTTGAAGAGACTTCTCCTGGGCCTTAAAAGGCTCTAGTTGTTTAGGAAAccatttattttcttcactgtTCTGATCATATTCATTCCATGAAGTCATTCTCTTACTGTTATTTAAGACTGAAGACTGTGTGAGTGCCTTTTCAATTTCACCAAACTCGCAGATACTCTTACCCAGCTTGGTTTCAGAGTCACAGATTTCTTTCAAATTGAAGTTACAGGCACCATCACTCTCAAATCTATGCTGGCCAAATTCTTCCACAGAAATGTTAACCTTTGTAGCCATCTTCTTCACTTCCAACCTGGTCTCTCCACCTgaagaaaacaactatgtattAACAGAAAGATACATATACCTAAAAATATGTTCTTTTGTCATGTAGCATAATGTAAACTTATCCATATTCTATTTCCCCAgtcaaaatgaagaatttaaaattaaaataggcaGAATGAACCTATGGAAAACACTTGCAAggtggtttattttattttataaatagtaatttt
This window contains:
- the LOC122751847 gene encoding zinc finger protein 2 homolog isoform X2; its protein translation is MLVPGQPADNQRLFQGESLEPERMTPGTQRPPSQELVTFKDVAVDFTQEEWRLLDHPQRELYKEVMLENVQNLLSVGLSVSREDLSSPFQGGESPGMVEHKGPRISCPGWSGAVCDDIRAQRTDPRGGQGFSGGETRLEVKKMATKVNISVEEFGQHRFESDGACNFNLKEICDSETKLGKSICEFGEIEKALTQSSVLNNSKRMTSWNEYDQNSEENKWFPKQLEPFKAQEKSLQMQIYKGNHLEMDFNLNSDLIRHQTSDKSGKAFSQNSNFITLQKIHIRKEPIEYNEWKATSSHQSHLPCHARFYDGMRRYAVHCCGKAFGWNSDLIRHQNIHIGKKFYKCNQCGKAFTGESHLVVHQRIHTGEKPYECNQCGKTFTERSNLAAHQRIHTGEKPYECNQCGKAFTQSSSLAAHKRIHTGEKPYECHQCGKTFTERSSLAGHQRIHTGEKPYECHQCGKAFTQSSSLAAHQRIHTGEKPYECHQCGKAFTVSSHLTAHQRIHTGEKPYECHQCGKSFTVSSHLAKHERIHTGEKPYECNQCGKAFTVSSHLTAHQRIHTGEKPYECNQCGKAFTQRSNLAAHQRIHNGEKPYQCNQCGKVFTRGSHLAAHQRIHTGEKPYECDQCGKTFTERSSLAGHQRIHTGEKPYECNQCGKAFTLRSSLANHQKIHTGEILGI
- the LOC122751847 gene encoding zinc finger protein 2 homolog isoform X3 produces the protein MAPGTQRPSFQELVTFKDVAVDFTQEEWRLLDHPQRELYKEVMLENVQNLLSVGLSVSREDLSSPFQGGESPGMVEHKGPRISCPGWSGAVCDDIRAQRTDPRGGQGFSGGETRLEVKKMATKVNISVEEFGQHRFESDGACNFNLKEICDSETKLGKSICEFGEIEKALTQSSVLNNSKRMTSWNEYDQNSEENKWFPKQLEPFKAQEKSLQMQIYKGNHLEMDFNLNSDLIRHQTSDKSGKAFSQNSNFITLQKIHIRKEPIEYNEWKATSSHQSHLPCHARFYDGMRRYAVHCCGKAFGWNSDLIRHQNIHIGKKFYKCNQCGKAFTGESHLVVHQRIHTGEKPYECNQCGKTFTERSNLAAHQRIHTGEKPYECNQCGKAFTQSSSLAAHKRIHTGEKPYECHQCGKTFTERSSLAGHQRIHTGEKPYECHQCGKAFTQSSSLAAHQRIHTGEKPYECHQCGKAFTVSSHLTAHQRIHTGEKPYECHQCGKSFTVSSHLAKHERIHTGEKPYECNQCGKAFTVSSHLTAHQRIHTGEKPYECNQCGKAFTQRSNLAAHQRIHNGEKPYQCNQCGKVFTRGSHLAAHQRIHTGEKPYECDQCGKTFTERSSLAGHQRIHTGEKPYECNQCGKAFTLRSSLANHQKIHTGEILGI
- the LOC122751847 gene encoding zinc finger protein 2 homolog isoform X1 — encoded protein: MLVPGQPADNQRLFQGESLEPERMTPGTQRPPSQELVTFKDVAVDFTQGEWCLLDRSQRELYKEVMLENVQTLLSLGIPVSREDLNSPFQEGPRGFCSGQFADNQSIFQGESLEPQRMAPGTQRPSFQELVTFKDVAVDFTQEEWRLLDHPQRELYKEVMLENVQNLLSVGLSVSREDLSSPFQGGESPGMVEHKGPRISCPGWSGAVCDDIRAQRTDPRGGQGFSGGETRLEVKKMATKVNISVEEFGQHRFESDGACNFNLKEICDSETKLGKSICEFGEIEKALTQSSVLNNSKRMTSWNEYDQNSEENKWFPKQLEPFKAQEKSLQMQIYKGNHLEMDFNLNSDLIRHQTSDKSGKAFSQNSNFITLQKIHIRKEPIEYNEWKATSSHQSHLPCHARFYDGMRRYAVHCCGKAFGWNSDLIRHQNIHIGKKFYKCNQCGKAFTGESHLVVHQRIHTGEKPYECNQCGKTFTERSNLAAHQRIHTGEKPYECNQCGKAFTQSSSLAAHKRIHTGEKPYECHQCGKTFTERSSLAGHQRIHTGEKPYECHQCGKAFTQSSSLAAHQRIHTGEKPYECHQCGKAFTVSSHLTAHQRIHTGEKPYECHQCGKSFTVSSHLAKHERIHTGEKPYECNQCGKAFTVSSHLTAHQRIHTGEKPYECNQCGKAFTQRSNLAAHQRIHNGEKPYQCNQCGKVFTRGSHLAAHQRIHTGEKPYECDQCGKTFTERSSLAGHQRIHTGEKPYECNQCGKAFTLRSSLANHQKIHTGEILGI